In a single window of the Pelmatolapia mariae isolate MD_Pm_ZW unplaced genomic scaffold, Pm_UMD_F_2 NODE_ptg000549l+_length_27227_cov_1, whole genome shotgun sequence genome:
- the LOC134623307 gene encoding putative nuclease HARBI1, whose amino-acid sequence MACPFLEEPVDVEAQILRRALRRERVIRACLDILSCPDDFLCERYRFSTQSIIYLNNILRPYIAHVTHRGHSLSSVHIICIALHFFANGSFLYNIGDAEHVSKATVCRAVRNVTVALKRLLYSFVVFPGHRPTRFIKEGFHKIAGFPGVIGCIDGTHIPIIAPSVNEGDYVNRKSFHSINVQIICDAANIITNVEAKWPDSVHDSQIFRECTLSTKFGHGEFTGYLLGDRGYPCLPYLLTPYPDPEPGPQQQYNLAHCRTRARVEMTMGMLKARFQCLQRLRVTPERACDIIVACVILHNIATIRGEHCSSEPNISSDPNHEHPDPPTDIQDGRAVRDTICHNNFL is encoded by the exons ATGGCGTGCCCCTTCCTTGAAGAGCCAGTAGATGTTGAAGCCCAAATTCTCCGCAGAGCTCTCCGCCGGGAGAGAGTGATTAGAGCGtgtttggacattttatcatgtcctgatgattttctgtgtgaacgtTACCGTTTTTCAACACAAtctataatttatttgaataacatcctcaggccttatattgctcatgtgacacatcgcggacattctctcagttctgtacatattatttgtattgcacttcatttttttgcaaacgggagctttctgtataatattggtgacgctgagcacgtttccaaggctaccgtctgtcgggcagtcaggaatgtgacagttgcactgaaacgtctcctgtactcgtttgtggtgttcccCGGTCATAGACCCACAAGATTTATCAAAGAGGGATTCCACAAAATtgcag GGTTCCCAGGCGTGATTGGCTGTATAGATGGCACTCACATTCCAATCATTGCTCCTTCAGTAAATGAAGGAGACTatgtgaacaggaagtctttccacagcattaatgtacag ATCATATGTGATGCTGCCAACATTATCACAAATGTGGAAGCCAAGTGGCCAGACTCTGTTCATGACTCACAAATTTTTCGTGAATGTACACTGAGCACAAAATTTGGACATG GAGAGTTCACTGGCTACTTGCTTGGTGATAGGGGGTATCCATGTTTACCCTATTTGCTTACCCCTTACCCTGACCCTGAACCGGGCCCACAGCAGCAATATAATCTGGCTCATTGCAGGACAAGAGCCAGAGTTGAAATGACTATGGGAATGCTTAAGGCCCGGTTCCAGTGCCTTCAAAGACTCAGGGTCACCCCAGAAAGGGCATGTGACATTATTGTGGCATGTGTGATTCTTCACAACATTGCCACAATTAGAGGAGAACACTGTTCTTCTGAACCAAACATCAGCAGTGATCCAAACCATGAACATCCTGACCCTCCCACGGACATACAAGATGGAAGAGCAGTCAGAGACACCATATGTCACAATAATTTCCTTTGA